In Flavobacterium sp. CBA20B-1, one DNA window encodes the following:
- a CDS encoding NUDIX hydrolase: MYKVFINDKPLFLTSTLEKERNFKYYLLETIDLQKLIAQYFSGEVTNAYLYHPFEEQLMKLFKDKITVNKAGGGLVENDKKQVLFIFRNGKWDLPKGGIEKNETIEQTSIREVEEETGCKNLKINKRLEKTFHIFKRNGEYRLKITYWFLMNTKYKGNLHGQIEEGIEKVVWVDKKDIPELLKNSYQNIKLLFNDTVYDQTVLEKEKGII; this comes from the coding sequence ATGTATAAAGTTTTTATTAATGATAAGCCACTTTTTTTAACAAGTACGCTAGAAAAAGAACGCAACTTTAAATATTATTTGCTTGAAACTATTGACCTGCAAAAGTTAATTGCTCAATATTTTAGTGGTGAAGTTACAAATGCTTACTTATATCATCCTTTCGAAGAACAGTTAATGAAACTTTTTAAGGATAAAATTACAGTGAACAAAGCAGGTGGCGGTTTGGTTGAAAATGATAAGAAACAGGTTTTGTTTATTTTTCGCAACGGCAAATGGGATTTACCAAAGGGTGGTATTGAAAAAAATGAAACTATTGAACAAACTTCTATCAGAGAGGTGGAAGAAGAAACTGGTTGCAAAAATTTAAAAATAAACAAACGATTAGAAAAAACTTTTCACATTTTTAAGCGTAACGGTGAATACCGTTTAAAAATAACCTATTGGTTTTTAATGAACACTAAATACAAAGGCAACTTACACGGACAAATTGAAGAAGGCATTGAAAAAGTGGTTTGGGTTGATAAAAAGGATATTCCAGAACTTCTTAAAAATTCGTACCAAAACATTAAATTGTTGTTTAATGATACGGTTTATGACCAAACTGTTTTAGAAAAAGAAAAAGGAATCATTTAA